From the genome of Phytohabitans rumicis, one region includes:
- a CDS encoding MFS transporter has translation MVSGYTLAFGGLLLLGGRAADLFGARRLVLAGLLLFAAASLTAGLATTGPMLLTGRVAQGMAAALLSPAALSLIVTIFDGDERNRALGIWSALGGSGAALGVLLGGLLTAGPGWAWIFYINVPVGLALLFTLRSYLPAGAAPAGRATLDFPGAALVTAATAALIYALIRAGDHGWATWTTAALLLASALLYAAFAARQRLAASPLMNLRLLTRRPVVVGILLILVATALMIMMFFLGTFALQEHHGYGALTTGLLFLPVALSTMLGANLAGRVIGRTGPRTLAVTGLTVAAAGLAVPAIWNGAAAMVAGMTVAAAGTGSLFVVASATALGQVAAHEAGLASGIVSTFHEFGASLGAAVASSVAAASIAGTGTGGFSRGFTTGAIVAVVAALAALVGTPGSRGDKV, from the coding sequence GTGGTCAGCGGCTACACGCTCGCGTTCGGCGGCCTACTGCTGCTCGGCGGCCGCGCCGCCGACCTGTTCGGCGCCCGCCGGCTCGTCCTGGCCGGTCTGCTGCTGTTCGCGGCGGCATCCTTGACCGCCGGCCTGGCCACCACCGGACCGATGCTCCTGACCGGCCGGGTCGCGCAAGGTATGGCCGCCGCCCTGCTCTCCCCGGCGGCGCTGTCGCTCATCGTCACGATCTTCGACGGCGACGAGCGCAACCGCGCACTCGGCATCTGGTCCGCTCTGGGCGGCAGCGGCGCCGCACTCGGCGTCCTCCTCGGCGGGCTGCTCACCGCCGGGCCGGGCTGGGCATGGATCTTCTACATCAACGTCCCAGTCGGGCTCGCGCTGCTCTTCACACTCCGGTCATACCTGCCGGCGGGAGCGGCGCCCGCGGGTAGGGCCACCCTCGACTTTCCCGGCGCGGCCCTGGTGACCGCTGCCACCGCGGCCCTGATCTACGCCCTGATCAGGGCCGGCGACCACGGCTGGGCAACCTGGACAACCGCCGCGCTGCTCCTGGCATCGGCGCTCCTCTACGCCGCCTTCGCGGCGCGTCAGCGCCTGGCCGCGAGCCCACTGATGAACCTGCGGCTGCTGACCCGCAGGCCCGTGGTGGTCGGCATCCTGCTGATCCTCGTCGCCACCGCACTCATGATCATGATGTTCTTCCTCGGCACCTTCGCCCTGCAGGAGCACCACGGCTACGGCGCGCTGACCACCGGTCTCCTCTTCCTGCCCGTCGCGCTGTCGACCATGCTCGGCGCCAACCTGGCCGGGCGCGTCATCGGCCGCACCGGCCCCCGCACCCTCGCGGTGACCGGGCTCACCGTCGCCGCCGCCGGCCTGGCCGTCCCCGCGATCTGGAACGGCGCCGCCGCCATGGTGGCCGGCATGACGGTCGCGGCTGCCGGCACCGGGTCGCTGTTCGTGGTGGCGTCCGCCACCGCGCTCGGGCAGGTAGCGGCGCACGAGGCCGGCCTGGCCTCCGGAATCGTCAGCACCTTCCACGAGTTCGGCGCCTCACTCGGCGCAGCCGTCGCATCCAGCGTCGCCGCCGCCAGCATCGCCGGCACCGGCACGGGCGGCTTCTCGCGCGGCTTCACCACCGGTGCGATCGTTGCTGTTGTCGCTGCCCTGGCCGCGCTGGTCGGCACACCGGGTTCCCGAGGAGACAAGGTATGA
- a CDS encoding Gfo/Idh/MocA family protein, which translates to MRTGLIGYGLAGSVFHAPLIAATEGLTLDTVVTANPERQDQARAEYPDVRIAATPDELFDRADDLDLIVIASPNKTHVPLATTALRVGLPVVIDKPIAGTAAEARDLAALADKRGLLLSVFQNRRWDNDFLTVRKLIDEGALGDVWRFESRYERWRPRPKGGWRESGDAAEIGGLLYDLGSHVVDQALVLFGPATQVYAESDIRRPGAETDDDTFIALTHASGVRSHLYLSATAAQLGPRFRVLGSRAGYVKYGLDPQEQALRDGQRPGRNWGREAESAWGRLGSGESPLTGGGSPVPTLPGDYPAYYAALTRALNDDGPNPVTALEAAAALDVLEAARRSARDAVAVTL; encoded by the coding sequence GTGCGCACTGGCTTGATCGGCTACGGCCTCGCCGGCTCCGTCTTCCACGCGCCCCTGATCGCCGCCACCGAGGGCCTCACCCTCGACACGGTGGTCACCGCCAACCCGGAACGGCAGGACCAGGCACGCGCCGAATACCCGGACGTCCGCATCGCCGCGACCCCCGACGAGCTCTTCGACCGGGCCGACGACCTCGACCTGATCGTCATCGCCTCCCCGAACAAGACGCACGTCCCGCTCGCCACGACCGCGCTCAGGGTTGGCCTCCCGGTCGTCATCGACAAGCCGATCGCGGGCACGGCCGCCGAGGCCCGCGACCTCGCCGCCCTCGCCGACAAACGCGGCCTGCTCCTGTCCGTGTTCCAGAACCGCCGGTGGGACAACGACTTCCTCACCGTCCGCAAGCTCATCGACGAGGGCGCGTTGGGCGACGTGTGGCGGTTCGAGTCGCGGTACGAGCGGTGGCGGCCGCGGCCGAAGGGCGGCTGGCGCGAATCCGGCGACGCGGCGGAGATCGGAGGTCTGCTGTACGACCTGGGCAGCCACGTCGTCGATCAGGCCCTCGTCCTGTTCGGCCCCGCCACGCAGGTCTACGCCGAGTCGGACATCCGCCGCCCCGGCGCCGAGACCGACGACGACACCTTCATCGCGCTCACGCACGCCAGCGGCGTCCGCTCCCACCTGTACCTTTCGGCGACGGCCGCCCAACTCGGCCCGCGCTTCAGGGTCCTGGGCTCACGGGCGGGTTACGTCAAGTACGGCCTCGATCCCCAGGAGCAGGCCCTGCGCGATGGCCAGCGCCCGGGGCGGAACTGGGGACGGGAAGCCGAGTCGGCGTGGGGTCGCCTCGGCTCCGGCGAGTCCCCGCTGACCGGCGGCGGCAGCCCCGTACCGACCCTCCCGGGCGACTACCCCGCGTACTATGCGGCCCTGACCAGGGCCCTCAACGACGACGGTCCCAACCCGGTGACCGCGCTGGAGGCGGCCGCCGCCCTCGACGTGCTCGAGGCGGCCCGCCGTTCGGCCCGCGACGCAGTGGCGGTGACGCTATGA
- a CDS encoding GNAT family N-acetyltransferase: MTRENDRYAVRPGRACDATELARLHASVQLQAATGGQPHPGIAAWVEDLLAGHPSVVPEDFLVAEEAATGRPVASLVGLRQDWHLGGVRLPVAQIELVGTAPEHRGNQLTERLFAALHQRYAASGVPVQIIEGIPYFYRRLGYDYALANDGAPTVPATALPTSSGGSLTVRPATVADADALAGIDRRLADGDALVCPRDADVWRYEIAGRRPADIARRAVAVLVHDTELQGYLVHTPRPSPAGELTVVAAACTRPADWSQAAAAMHAYLGHTGRGCETSAGQPFAAVRLLLDPNHPLARLGPPGVPRRPRGWYVRTGDPVDLLARLQPLLRARWQAADLRWPEPTLTIDTYGRAARLEFTDGELTAVTAVRGTVSPSTDPHTHAAVPPGALLHLTLGHRALPEVLDSWPDCLLRDRRTEHFLTAAFPHVPVRVWPLN; the protein is encoded by the coding sequence ATGACAAGGGAAAACGACCGTTACGCCGTCCGGCCGGGCCGAGCCTGTGACGCCACCGAGCTCGCTCGCCTGCACGCATCGGTCCAGCTTCAGGCGGCGACCGGCGGGCAACCGCACCCCGGCATCGCCGCCTGGGTCGAAGACCTGCTGGCCGGTCACCCCTCAGTCGTACCCGAGGACTTCCTCGTCGCCGAGGAGGCGGCCACCGGCCGCCCGGTGGCCAGCCTCGTGGGGCTGCGGCAGGACTGGCACCTGGGCGGGGTCCGGCTGCCGGTAGCCCAGATCGAACTGGTCGGCACGGCGCCGGAGCACCGCGGGAACCAACTCACCGAACGGCTGTTTGCCGCACTGCACCAGCGGTACGCAGCCAGCGGTGTGCCGGTCCAGATCATCGAGGGGATCCCCTACTTCTACCGGCGGCTCGGCTACGACTACGCCCTGGCGAACGATGGCGCTCCGACGGTGCCCGCCACCGCCCTGCCGACCAGCTCCGGCGGCAGCCTCACGGTGCGCCCCGCCACCGTCGCCGACGCGGACGCCCTCGCCGGCATCGACCGGCGGCTCGCCGACGGGGACGCCCTGGTCTGCCCGAGAGACGCCGACGTGTGGCGGTACGAGATAGCCGGGCGCCGTCCGGCGGACATCGCCCGACGCGCGGTCGCCGTCCTGGTACACGACACCGAACTACAGGGATACCTGGTCCACACGCCCCGGCCCTCCCCCGCCGGAGAGCTGACCGTGGTCGCGGCGGCCTGCACGCGACCGGCCGACTGGTCGCAGGCCGCCGCCGCCATGCACGCATACCTCGGCCATACCGGCCGCGGTTGCGAGACATCGGCGGGCCAGCCATTCGCCGCCGTACGCCTCCTCCTCGACCCGAACCACCCACTGGCCAGGCTCGGCCCGCCCGGCGTACCAAGGCGCCCCAGAGGCTGGTACGTCCGTACCGGCGACCCCGTCGACCTGCTCGCCCGGCTACAACCGCTACTGCGGGCCCGCTGGCAAGCAGCCGACCTGCGATGGCCCGAGCCAACGCTGACCATCGACACCTACGGCCGCGCCGCCCGACTGGAGTTCACCGACGGCGAGCTGACGGCAGTGACTGCCGTACGCGGCACCGTCAGCCCATCCACCGACCCCCATACCCACGCCGCCGTCCCGCCCGGCGCGCTGCTCCACCTGACCCTCGGCCACCGCGCCCTGCCCGAAGTGCTCGACAGCTGGCCGGACTGCCTCCTCCGCGACCGCCGCACCGAACACTTCCTCACGGCGGCGTTCCCACACGTACCGGTCCGGGTCTGGCCCCTCAACTGA
- a CDS encoding M15 family metallopeptidase has translation MLRGTARVAGLLVVAVCLGYVLGGCSGDPAGPAGPKASEPAGTPPAPTAPPPSPTARAESPSPTTTRITVDDLPPPPDGRFHATVQAVPAGVLARSSWTKGCPVAAADLRYLTVGFRGFDGRAHTGELLVNRRAADDLVTVFRQLFAADFPIERMRISSLAELNAPPTGDGNTTEAFACRPVRGSTVWSQHAYGLAVDLNPFQNPYHKGRVVLPELATAYLDRADVRPGMVRPGGPAVRAFAAIGWPWGGNYRSLKDYMHFSATGG, from the coding sequence GTGCTGCGCGGTACCGCCCGGGTGGCGGGCCTGCTGGTCGTGGCCGTGTGCCTCGGCTACGTCTTGGGCGGCTGTTCCGGCGACCCGGCGGGCCCGGCCGGCCCGAAAGCGAGCGAACCGGCAGGAACGCCGCCGGCCCCGACCGCCCCGCCGCCGTCGCCGACCGCGCGTGCCGAGTCCCCGAGCCCGACCACCACCCGCATCACCGTCGACGACCTGCCACCGCCGCCCGATGGCCGCTTCCACGCAACCGTGCAGGCGGTGCCCGCCGGCGTGCTCGCCCGGTCCAGTTGGACCAAGGGCTGCCCGGTGGCGGCAGCGGACCTGCGCTACCTCACCGTCGGCTTCCGCGGCTTCGACGGGCGCGCCCACACCGGCGAGCTGCTGGTGAACAGGCGGGCAGCCGACGACCTCGTCACCGTGTTCAGGCAACTGTTCGCCGCCGACTTCCCGATCGAGCGAATGCGGATCTCCAGCCTCGCCGAGCTGAACGCGCCGCCGACCGGCGACGGCAACACCACCGAGGCGTTCGCCTGCCGGCCGGTACGAGGCAGCACGGTGTGGTCCCAGCACGCCTACGGGCTCGCCGTGGACCTCAACCCGTTCCAGAACCCGTACCACAAGGGCCGGGTGGTGCTGCCGGAGCTGGCCACCGCGTACCTCGACCGGGCCGATGTGCGGCCCGGGATGGTGCGGCCCGGCGGGCCGGCCGTGCGTGCCTTCGCCGCGATCGGCTGGCCCTGGGGCGGCAACTACCGATCACTGAAGGACTACATGCACTTCTCCGCCACCGGCGGCTAG
- a CDS encoding MarR family winged helix-turn-helix transcriptional regulator, translating to MRDGETDAAQEALMRFVRNFGLHQPDRTPCGQPLPVSEAHAMVEIAREGRIRQVELARRLRLEKSTVSRLVGNLVGRGWVHRQAADGDGRGVLLVLTESGATASARQADARRDRLTALLDRIPDDQRAAVVRALQTLAEAADEPS from the coding sequence ATGCGGGATGGAGAGACGGACGCGGCGCAGGAGGCCCTGATGCGGTTCGTCCGTAACTTCGGCCTCCATCAGCCCGACCGCACTCCGTGCGGGCAGCCGCTTCCAGTCTCGGAGGCACACGCCATGGTGGAGATCGCTCGGGAGGGGCGGATCCGTCAAGTGGAGTTGGCTCGCCGGTTGCGGTTGGAGAAGAGCACCGTCAGCCGTCTGGTCGGCAACCTGGTCGGTCGGGGTTGGGTGCACCGGCAGGCCGCCGACGGTGACGGACGCGGCGTCCTGCTGGTGCTCACCGAGTCCGGGGCCACCGCTTCGGCTCGACAGGCCGACGCGCGCCGCGACCGGCTGACCGCGCTACTCGACCGCATTCCTGACGACCAGCGCGCTGCCGTGGTGCGTGCGCTGCAGACCCTTGCAGAGGCCGCTGATGAACCGTCTTGA
- a CDS encoding aspartate carbamoyltransferase: MNRLDRPRARWALLLVAAAVAALSGGCGDDSSTSGAASRQDEVAERGASVMPFDLDRTTHQFTKTDSGGVQTVVADDPRDTAQITLIRQHLAEEVDHFRRGDFTDPAAIHGNQMPGLQALRGHAGRITIGQESTPDGGRVTYTTTVPELVDALHAWFDAQVSDHGAHATR; this comes from the coding sequence ATGAACCGTCTTGACCGCCCCCGTGCCCGCTGGGCGCTGCTCTTGGTGGCCGCCGCGGTCGCCGCGCTCAGCGGCGGTTGCGGCGACGACTCGTCGACATCGGGCGCCGCCAGCCGGCAGGACGAGGTCGCCGAGCGGGGCGCGTCGGTCATGCCGTTCGACCTGGACCGCACCACACATCAGTTCACCAAGACGGACAGCGGCGGCGTGCAGACCGTGGTCGCCGACGACCCGCGGGACACCGCTCAGATCACTCTCATCCGGCAGCACCTGGCAGAAGAGGTGGACCACTTCCGGCGCGGCGACTTCACCGATCCCGCCGCTATTCACGGCAACCAGATGCCTGGCCTACAGGCACTGCGCGGACATGCTGGGCGAATCACCATCGGCCAGGAGAGCACGCCGGACGGGGGACGTGTCACGTACACCACCACGGTGCCGGAACTGGTTGACGCGCTGCACGCCTGGTTCGACGCCCAGGTCAGCGACCACGGCGCGCACGCCACCCGTTAA
- a CDS encoding response regulator transcription factor gives MRVLVVEDQAALADSVARVLRREGMAVDVAYDGEAALQRTAVLDYDVVVLDRDLPGVHGDQVCRALVARESPSRVLMLTASGTVAERVEGLGLGADDYLPKPFAYAELVARIRAVGRRSRPAAPPVLVNGDLRLDPAQRIATRAGARLALSPKEFAVLEHLLTAQGRVVSAEELLDRVWDEAADPFTTTVKATINRLRAKLGDPPLIVTVARAGYRI, from the coding sequence ATGAGGGTGCTCGTGGTCGAGGATCAGGCGGCGCTCGCCGACTCGGTGGCCCGGGTGCTGCGCCGGGAGGGGATGGCGGTCGACGTCGCCTATGACGGCGAAGCCGCGCTGCAGCGCACCGCCGTGCTCGACTACGACGTCGTCGTGCTCGACCGCGACCTGCCCGGCGTGCACGGCGACCAGGTGTGCCGCGCGCTGGTGGCCCGGGAGTCGCCCAGCCGGGTGCTGATGCTGACCGCCTCGGGCACCGTCGCCGAGCGGGTCGAGGGACTCGGGCTGGGCGCCGACGACTACCTGCCCAAGCCGTTCGCGTACGCCGAGCTGGTGGCCCGGATCCGCGCGGTCGGCCGGCGCTCCCGCCCGGCCGCGCCGCCCGTCCTCGTGAACGGCGACCTGCGGCTCGACCCGGCGCAGCGGATCGCCACCCGGGCCGGGGCGCGGCTGGCGCTGAGCCCGAAGGAGTTCGCCGTGCTCGAGCACCTGCTCACCGCTCAGGGCCGGGTGGTCTCCGCGGAGGAACTGCTCGACCGGGTGTGGGACGAGGCCGCCGACCCGTTCACCACGACGGTCAAGGCGACGATCAACCGGCTGCGGGCGAAGCTCGGCGACCCGCCGCTGATCGTGACGGTCGCCCGCGCCGGCTACCGGATCTGA
- a CDS encoding TetR/AcrR family transcriptional regulator: protein MAHSATRPARRADARQNAEKIVRAAVTCLGRSADASMNDIAREAGVGRVTLYGHFPSREALVEAALIRLLAQGDEVLEAVDLTGDPRDGLRALMESGWLLIAQAASVLQAAQASLPPGRVHELHAKPEQRVHDLIRRGQTEGVFRADVPAELLASVLHHVLHGAATDVATGRLDAADAARFVAEMALAVCVVPPARTGN, encoded by the coding sequence GTGGCTCACTCCGCTACCAGGCCGGCCCGTCGGGCGGACGCGCGGCAGAACGCCGAAAAGATCGTGCGAGCGGCCGTGACCTGCCTGGGGCGAAGCGCCGACGCGAGCATGAACGACATCGCGCGGGAGGCGGGGGTCGGCAGGGTGACCCTGTACGGACACTTCCCGTCCCGGGAGGCCCTGGTCGAAGCCGCGTTGATCCGGCTGCTGGCCCAGGGCGACGAGGTGTTGGAGGCCGTCGACCTCACCGGCGATCCCCGCGACGGGCTGCGGGCGCTCATGGAATCCGGCTGGCTGCTGATCGCCCAAGCCGCCTCGGTCCTGCAAGCGGCGCAGGCCAGCCTGCCGCCCGGCCGCGTGCACGAACTGCACGCCAAGCCCGAGCAGCGGGTTCATGACCTGATCCGCCGCGGCCAGACCGAAGGCGTCTTCCGGGCCGACGTTCCGGCCGAGCTGCTGGCCAGCGTCCTGCACCACGTCTTGCACGGCGCGGCAACCGATGTCGCGACCGGGCGACTCGACGCGGCCGACGCCGCGCGTTTCGTCGCCGAGATGGCCTTGGCCGTCTGTGTGGTCCCGCCGGCCCGCACTGGGAATTAG
- a CDS encoding glycoside hydrolase domain-containing protein, whose protein sequence is MRLNHTADETMLRAIRSLIQHLREEAPKRAGVMILPHSYNYDTECPGNLTMYAQQGSTIDPAVDWIGLSDIYVFAVQRWVNATYATAPGYVRCPENGRTGWSTMLALTQGLQHELGISPTVQNFGPGTFNAVKARGVLPIQESQPNFIRLYNSALWCKGYWASLNLALWNGDSQASLEALYGHAGLSYSDTAQRNAMWPHVVKALMRMDQFRLVPNGDTTIQTIQKRLNQRYVASVGIPAMGLVPCDGVYGRDVQQGFMMAIQYEIGIAPSSINGYFGPGTQNGLRTVGSGTLTGNLRYLFRAACYFNSPVMLGTPQVPHGPLLYRPDDIGTDTATSTHLEWLRAFQQFSQIPQTRTNDYTTWAQLLVSSGDTGRPAGGCDCITEITAARGQALFAAGYRIVGRYLDEHLPPTDPYFRNKALKPGEPQAILNAGLRLLPLFQYNGTQLFNFTYQKGYDQGKIAHQKAVEHRIPAGACIYFAVDYDALDIDIDSSIKPYFEGVKVGLAELGNRYQFGVYGSRNVCTRVSADVGARWSMVGGMSWGYSGNLGFPLPTNWAFNQIREYEFQPGWGLDHDVWRDNADPGVSALEPGE, encoded by the coding sequence ATGCGCCTCAATCACACCGCCGACGAGACGATGCTGCGGGCGATCCGGAGCCTCATCCAGCACCTGCGCGAGGAGGCCCCGAAGCGGGCCGGCGTCATGATCCTGCCGCACTCGTACAACTACGACACCGAGTGCCCCGGCAACCTCACGATGTACGCCCAGCAGGGCTCCACGATCGACCCGGCCGTCGACTGGATCGGTCTGTCCGACATCTACGTCTTCGCCGTCCAGCGCTGGGTGAACGCCACCTACGCGACCGCGCCCGGCTACGTCCGGTGCCCCGAGAACGGGCGCACCGGCTGGTCCACGATGCTGGCGCTCACCCAGGGGCTCCAGCACGAGTTGGGCATCTCCCCGACCGTGCAGAACTTCGGCCCCGGCACATTCAACGCCGTCAAGGCGCGCGGCGTGCTGCCGATCCAGGAGTCCCAGCCCAACTTCATCCGGCTCTACAACAGCGCCCTGTGGTGCAAGGGCTACTGGGCCTCGCTCAACCTGGCACTGTGGAACGGCGACTCGCAGGCGTCCCTGGAAGCGCTCTACGGCCACGCCGGTCTGTCCTACAGCGACACGGCCCAGCGGAACGCGATGTGGCCGCACGTCGTCAAGGCACTGATGCGGATGGACCAGTTCCGGCTGGTGCCCAATGGGGACACCACGATCCAGACCATCCAGAAGCGGCTGAACCAGCGCTACGTCGCCAGCGTCGGCATCCCCGCGATGGGCCTGGTGCCGTGCGACGGGGTCTACGGCCGCGACGTCCAGCAGGGCTTCATGATGGCCATCCAGTACGAGATCGGGATCGCGCCGAGCTCGATCAACGGCTACTTCGGCCCCGGCACCCAGAACGGGCTGCGAACCGTCGGCTCCGGCACGCTCACCGGCAACCTGCGCTACCTGTTCCGCGCCGCGTGCTACTTCAACTCCCCCGTCATGCTGGGCACCCCGCAGGTGCCGCATGGACCGCTGCTGTACCGGCCCGACGACATCGGCACCGACACCGCCACCAGTACCCATCTGGAGTGGCTGCGCGCCTTCCAGCAGTTCTCGCAGATCCCGCAGACCCGCACCAACGACTACACGACGTGGGCCCAACTGCTGGTGTCCTCCGGCGACACCGGCCGGCCCGCCGGCGGATGTGACTGCATCACCGAGATCACCGCCGCCCGCGGGCAGGCGCTGTTCGCCGCCGGCTACCGGATCGTCGGCCGATACCTGGACGAGCACCTTCCGCCGACCGATCCCTACTTCCGCAACAAGGCGCTCAAGCCGGGCGAGCCGCAGGCCATCCTGAACGCCGGGCTGCGGCTGCTGCCGCTGTTCCAGTACAACGGCACGCAGCTATTCAATTTCACCTACCAGAAGGGGTACGACCAGGGCAAGATCGCCCACCAGAAGGCGGTCGAGCACCGGATACCCGCCGGCGCCTGCATCTATTTCGCCGTCGACTACGACGCCCTGGACATCGATATCGACAGCAGCATCAAGCCGTACTTCGAGGGCGTCAAAGTGGGCCTGGCCGAGCTGGGCAACCGCTACCAATTCGGCGTCTACGGCTCCCGCAACGTGTGCACGCGCGTCTCGGCAGACGTCGGCGCCCGGTGGTCGATGGTCGGCGGCATGTCCTGGGGCTACTCCGGAAACCTCGGCTTCCCGCTGCCGACGAACTGGGCGTTCAACCAGATCAGGGAGTACGAGTTCCAGCCGGGCTGGGGCCTGGACCACGATGTCTGGCGCGACAATGCCGACCCCGGCGTGTCCGCCCTCGAGCCCGGGGAATGA
- a CDS encoding ABC transporter ATP-binding protein, giving the protein MATATTPVIETGGLGKRYGRTTALADCTLRVPAGRIVGLVGPNGAGKSTLLGLTCGIVAPTTGSIEVLGSRPGAGAAQLAKVGFVAQDAPVYRGLSVADHLRLGARLNPRWDRPLAERRVKRLGLDPVQKAGRLSGGQRAQLALTIAAAKRAELLILDEPVASLDPLARRAFLRDLLDFVAELGVSVVLSSHLLGDLEQVCDHLIVLAAGRVQLAGDVADLLAVHHRVAGAVPPSAERIHEDVIRSDAAVPGAQPVDLEDLGMAYMTRAAVASIGGAA; this is encoded by the coding sequence GTGGCGACAGCAACGACACCGGTCATCGAGACCGGAGGGCTCGGCAAACGGTACGGCCGCACGACCGCCCTGGCCGACTGCACCCTGCGCGTACCGGCCGGGCGGATCGTCGGCCTGGTCGGCCCCAACGGCGCCGGCAAGTCCACACTGCTCGGACTGACGTGCGGGATCGTCGCGCCCACGACGGGCAGCATCGAGGTGCTCGGCAGCCGCCCGGGGGCCGGCGCGGCGCAGTTGGCCAAGGTCGGGTTCGTCGCGCAGGACGCCCCGGTCTACCGCGGCCTGTCGGTCGCCGACCATCTGCGGCTCGGCGCCCGGCTCAACCCCCGCTGGGACCGGCCGCTCGCCGAGCGCCGGGTCAAGCGGCTCGGCCTCGACCCCGTTCAGAAGGCGGGCCGGCTCTCCGGCGGGCAGCGCGCCCAGCTCGCCCTCACCATCGCGGCCGCCAAGCGCGCCGAGTTGCTGATCCTCGACGAGCCGGTCGCGTCGCTGGATCCGTTGGCCCGCCGCGCGTTCCTGCGCGACCTGCTCGACTTCGTCGCCGAGCTCGGGGTCAGCGTCGTGCTGTCCTCGCATCTGCTCGGCGACCTGGAACAGGTCTGCGACCACCTCATCGTGCTGGCCGCGGGCCGGGTCCAGCTGGCCGGTGACGTCGCCGACCTGCTGGCCGTGCACCACCGGGTGGCCGGTGCCGTGCCGCCCAGCGCCGAGCGCATTCACGAGGACGTCATACGCTCCGACGCCGCGGTGCCGGGCGCGCAGCCGGTCGATCTCGAGGACCTGGGCATGGCATACATGACCCGCGCCGCGGTCGCGTCGATCGGCGGTGCGGCATGA
- a CDS encoding sensor histidine kinase, protein MRVNRLRWRLTLLYCAASVASGVVLLLIIVALSRSLPPYDAPAMQSVPVEQGRLPASVPAELRGYRSNILALPGIALAIMAVLSLAVGWVIAGRMLRPVRTMTERLQQISGRNVHERLAVAGPRDEFKDLADTVDGLLGRLETALDGHKRFVANAAHELRTPLTVEHALLEEPLIDPDATVEAYQANFERLIAVSRERGRLLESLLTLAGSEHGRDRAEPVDLAGLAEQAVRDRAAELDRRGLRVKTMIRPARLLGDPALIGRLVANLCDNAVHYNVPGGVVEVATRLAAGQALLVVANTGPVVPPEEVDRLFEPFQRMRRVADDTHHGLGLSIVRAIAVAHGAVLTAHAHPGGGLTVEISFPAM, encoded by the coding sequence ATGCGGGTCAACCGGCTCCGGTGGCGGCTTACGCTGCTGTACTGCGCGGCGTCGGTCGCCTCCGGCGTCGTACTGCTCCTCATCATCGTGGCGCTGTCCCGCAGCCTGCCGCCGTACGACGCGCCCGCGATGCAGAGCGTCCCCGTCGAGCAGGGGCGCCTGCCCGCCTCCGTGCCGGCCGAGCTCCGGGGCTACCGGTCGAACATCCTGGCCCTGCCGGGCATCGCGCTGGCCATCATGGCCGTGCTCTCGCTGGCGGTGGGCTGGGTGATCGCCGGCCGGATGCTGCGCCCCGTGCGCACGATGACCGAGCGCCTGCAGCAGATCTCCGGCCGTAACGTGCACGAGCGGCTCGCGGTGGCCGGTCCCCGCGACGAGTTCAAGGACCTCGCGGACACCGTCGACGGGCTGCTCGGCCGGCTGGAGACCGCGCTGGACGGGCACAAGCGGTTCGTCGCCAACGCCGCCCACGAGCTGCGTACGCCGTTGACCGTCGAGCACGCCCTGCTCGAGGAACCGCTCATCGACCCGGACGCGACCGTCGAGGCGTACCAGGCCAACTTCGAGCGCCTGATCGCGGTCAGCCGGGAGCGGGGCCGGCTGCTGGAGTCGCTGCTGACACTGGCCGGCAGCGAGCACGGCCGGGACCGGGCGGAGCCGGTGGATCTCGCCGGGCTGGCCGAGCAGGCGGTGCGCGACCGGGCGGCCGAGCTCGACCGGCGCGGGCTACGGGTCAAGACGATGATCCGGCCGGCCAGGCTGCTCGGCGATCCGGCGCTGATCGGGCGGCTGGTGGCCAACCTGTGCGACAACGCCGTGCACTACAACGTTCCCGGCGGGGTGGTCGAGGTGGCCACCCGCCTCGCGGCCGGTCAGGCGCTCCTGGTCGTGGCGAACACGGGTCCGGTGGTGCCACCCGAGGAGGTGGACCGGCTGTTCGAGCCCTTCCAACGCATGCGGCGGGTGGCCGACGACACCCACCACGGGCTGGGCCTGTCGATCGTGCGGGCGATCGCCGTCGCCCACGGCGCTGTGCTCACGGCCCACGCGCATCCCGGGGGCGGGCTCACCGTCGAGATCAGCTTCCCGGCCATGTAA